ATCGTGGACGGGATGGCCGGGAGCGTCGAGACGCCGTAGGTCACGGTCGTGTCCCGGCTCTGGTCGAGCGGTGGGAAGCGGTAGACGTAGGACGCGCCGCGGTCGGTCGAGACGGCGAAGCCGGCGGCCGTCGCGGGCGGCGCGTCGGCGTCGGCCGTGACGTCGTTGAACCCGAGGCCGGCCACCACGACGCCGTCGCGGGCGTCGAGCGCGAACATGCGGGCGTCGATGGCCGTCGCGGGGTCGAAGGCGGCGGCGCGGCCGGGGATCGTGACCGTCCCGTTCGGGGCGACCTCGACCAGGATCGGGCCGGCGCGGAGCGTGCTGCCGTCGGCGTCGAGGACGGCCACGCCGTTGCGGGCGCCCGTCGGGAGGAGCGTGGCCGTGCCGGAGCCGGTCTCGACCGTCTGAGCCTGCCCGCCGGCGGCGACCGCCAGCAGGACGAGGGCGAGGAAGGCGCGCGTCATCGGACCGTGAAGGTGTAGAGCGCCGGCTCGCTCTCCGCCCCGTACTTGTCGACGGCCACGATCGCCAGCTCGTACGTCCCCGGCTCGAAGTCGGACGTGACCGTGACGCTCGCCGAGTACCGTCCGTCGTCGGCGGTCTGGTCGGCCGCGCCGCCCGCCGGGCCGTCGTCGAAGAGCCGGCCGATCGTGACGCCGCTCTCCGGGTCGACGGCGACGACCGCCGCGATGTTGGCCCGGCCGTCGGGGTCGGTGACCGTCGCGACGAGCGGGACCCGGGCCGTGTTCGTCCCGCTCGGACGCGAGACCGGGCTCGGCGTGTTGGCCGTGACCGACGGCGGGCCGAGGTTCGTCGCCACGAAGCGGAAGACGGCCGCCGCCTGGTCGCCGGCCCGCCCGTCGGCGCCCTCCGTCGCCACGCGGACGCTGTACTCGCCGATGGCCCCGCGTGGGAGGTCGAACGGCGCGTCGACACGGAAGTCGCCGGGCTGGACCTCCGCCTCGGTCTGGGTCACGAGGGAGTCGGTCTCGGCGTAGCGGACGAGGACGAGCATCCGGACCGTCCCCTCGCCACCGAGCGTGCCCGTCACGGCGAGCGGGACCGTCGCGGTCGGGGCGTCGGTATCGAGGGAGACGTCGACCGGCGAGACGTCGACCGTGCCGAGCGTCGGGCGGGCGACCTCGCTGGCGAATCCGGGCGCGGCGTCGCACCCCCAGAGGGCGACGGCGAGCAGGGCCACGGCGGGCCGAAGGGCTACGGGCATCAGGGAAGAAAGCGGCGGCGTAGCGGTCCGGCGGGTCGCGTGGGGGGCTGGTTGGGGGCGCGGAGCGCGAACCTAGCGACAGTTGAAGGGCGCGCGGCGCATCCTGGAGCGCAGGGCGGCGGATTCGCCCTTTCTGCGCCGCCCCCGCCTCGGCCCCGAGGCGGGCCTAGCCGACGAACTGGATCGGCTGGATCGAGAAGCAGAGGAAGAAGATCACGATGCAGAGGTAGGCCAGCGCCTTCCGCCTCGGCGTCAGCGGCTCCCGCACGAGCACGGGCGGGTGGTCGACGCGGATCACGAACAGGATCATCCCGACCCAGAACAGCCACCCGGTCCACCCCACCGACAGCGCCAGCCCGGGCACGACGACGACGAGGAACGCCGTCGCCGCGGTCAGGAACGCGACCGCCGACGCCGTCAGCAGCCACTCGCCCCGGAACAACCACGCGAGCGCGGCGGCGTAGATCAGGGCGACGGCGGCCCACAGCACGAGCGGCCCCGTCCCCGGCGCGAGGTCCGTCACCAGCCCGACGCCGCCGGACAGCAGGAGGACCATCGTCGTCACGCGCGCCACGATCTGGTGGACGCGGGGCCCCCACAGGGCGTAGACCACGTGCCCGCCGTCGAGCTGCCCGACGGGGAGCAGGTTGAGCGCCGTAAAGAAGAGGCCGAGCCAGCCCGCCAGCAGCACGGGGTAGTGCATGATCTCGTGGCCCGGCACGCGCGTCCAGCCGAGGCTCCCGAGCAGGTGGAACAGCGGCGTGTCGCCGAATACGAGCGCCGTCGAGTTCGGCTCCGGGACGAACTCCGGGAAGCGGCCGAACGAGCGGAGGTACGTCACCACGTCCTCGTGCCCGGCGACGCTGAAGAGGTAGTCGGGCCCGGGCAGCGTGAGGACGGCCACGAGCAGGACGAGGACGGCCGCCACGAACCCCGCGAGGGGGCCGGCCGCGCCGATGTCGAAGAGCTGGCGGGTGCGACGGAGCGGCTCCTTGATCCGGATGACGGCACCGAACGTGCCCAGCGTGCTCGGGAGCGGGACCGGGATGAAGTACGGGAGCGAGACGCGCGTCTGGCGCCACCGCGCCGCGAGGTAGTGCCCGAACTCGTGGACCGTCAGGAAGCCGAGGAACGGGACCGCGTACAGGAACCCGTCCTGCAGGAACGCCCGGCTCGTGAGGAGCGCCAGCAGCGCGCCGATCCCGTTGCCAGCGACCTCGACCACCGGGTCCCACCGCTCGCTCCGCCCCACGAGGAGGGCGCCGCACCACACAGACGAAAGGAACGTGGCGACGAACAGGCCGACGTGGAGCCCGACCCGGTCCTCATCGGGCGCGGACGGCGGCTCGTAGTCGGTGAGGACGCTCGGGGCGTCGGGCGGCTCGGCACCGCGGCTCGGGACGGCAGGGGGACGGGGCTCCACGGGTCGGGGCTGGGGGCGGCGGCGTACGCGGCGGCCCCGGGGGAGTTCAGTGAATCGACGGCGAGCGCGCCCCGCCCCCTCGCCGGCTCCGCCCGCCTCGGCGCCGCGCTCGACCGCAGGGACACCATGCACGGTGTCCCCACCGCGGACACATGCGGAGGCGGCCTCCCCTACCTCGATGCCGAGGTGGAGGAAGCTAGCGGAGGCCCACGACGCCGGCCTCGATCCGGTCGCAGGCCGTCATGAGCGTGTCGAGATCCGTGGCGTACGAGATCCGCACGCCGGCGTCATTGCCGAACGCCTCGCCCGGCACGAGGGCCACGTCGCGGGCCTCCAGGAGGTAGGTGCAGAAGTCGACGCTGCCGGCGATCTCGGCGCCGTCGGGCGTCTGGCGGCCGTAGAGCGCCGAGACGTCGGGAAACAGGTAGAACGCGCCTTCGGGCGTCGGGCACGTCACGCCGTCGATGGCGCGGAGCCGCTCCAGCACGGCGTCGCGCCGCTGGCGGAACGCGCCGACCATTTCCTCCAGCACCTCCGGCCCCATCTCGAAGGCCGCCAGCGAGGCGTACTGCGTGATCGACGACGGCCCGCTCGTGAGCTGGCTCTGGATCTTGGCGACGGCCCCGCTCCACCACGCCGGCGCGGCGAGGTAGCCCAGCCGCCAGCCCGTCATGGCGAATGCCTTCGAGAACCCGTTGACGGTGCACGTCCGCTCGGCCATCCCGTCGAGCGCAGCGAACGACGCGAAGTCGGCGTCGAAGAGCACGTGCTCGTAGATCTCGTCGGAGATGATGGCGACGTGCGGGTGCTCGCGGAGGACGGCGGCCAGCCCCTCGAGCTCGTCGGGCGTGTAGACGGCGCCGGTCGGGTTCGACGGGCTGTTGAGGATGAGCACGCGCGTCTGCTCCGTGATGGCGTCGGCCAGCTGGTCGGGCGTCAGCTTGTAGTCGGCCTCGGACGTGGCGAGGACCGAGACGGGCGTGGCGCCGGCGAGCCGGGCCATCTCGGGGTAGCTCACCCAATACGGCGCGGGGATCACGACCTCGTCGCCGGGCTGGCAGATCGCGAGGACCGCCTGCGCGACCGACTGCTTGGCCCCGTTCGAGCACACGACCTGGGCGGCCTGGACGTCGAGCCCGTTCTCGGTCTGGAGCTTCTTCGCAATCGCCTCGCGGAGCTCGGGGATGCCGGGGTTCGGCGTGTAGCTGAAGCGCTCGTCGCGGAGCGCCTGGTGCGCGGCCTCGACGATGGGCGCGGGCGTCGGGAAGTCGGGCTCGCCGGCCGAGAGGGCGATGACGTCGCGCCCCTCGCGACGGAGCGCGGCGGCCCGCCCCGAAATCGCGAGCGTGGCCGACGGCTGCATCGCGGCGACGCGCGGGCTGAGGGTGTCGAGAGCGGGGGCCGGGGTGGTCATGGCGACGCGGAGGGGACGCCGGAAGGTAGATCGGCCCGAACCGAGGGCGCGCGGCCCTCCCGGTGCGGAAGCGCTCCCGACGCCTAAAAAATCGAGGCCGCCGCCGAGCCACACTCTCCACTCCGCCCCCGAGGCGGGCCGGGTCAGTCCGCCTCGACGTCCCGCTCGCGGAGCCCGGCCAGTGCCTCCACCACGACGGGCGGCACGAACGACGACACGTCGCCTCCCCAGCGGTGGATCTCGCGGACGATCGACGCCGCGACGAACGTGTGGTCCTCGGCCGGCATCAGGAACACAGTCTGGAGCTCCGGGTGGAGCCGTCGGTTGGCGAGCGCCATCCGGAACTCGTAGTCGAAGTCGCTCACCTGGCGGAGTCCGCGGACGAGCGCGACGGCGCCGGTCGCGCGGGCGTGGTCCACGAGGAGCCCCTCGAAGGCCGTGACGGTCACGCGGTCGTGGGCGTCGAGGTCCGCCACGCAGGCCTGGACGAGCCCCACGCGGTCCTCGATCGAGAAGAGCGTCTGCTTCGAGGCGTTGACGGCGACCGTGACCTCGATCCGGTCGAACACCTTCAGCGCGCGCTCGAGCACGTCGAGGTGGCCGTACGTGACGGGGTCGAAGGTGCCGGGGTAGAGGGCGAGTTTGGACACGGGGCGGGAAGGCAGGAGGCCCGAAAAGATCGTGCGGCCGTTCGACGCCCGCTCACGCGCCCGCGCCAAACACGCTCACGACGGTCCGGCCGTAGGCGCGCGAGAAGACGAGGCCGTCCGCCTCGGCGAAGTCGTGGCGCGCGTCGTGCTCCAAGGCGAACAGGCCGCCCGGCGCGAGGAGCGGGCGGACGAGGCCCGGCAGCGTTGGGATCTCGCTCAGGTCGTAGGGCGGGTCGGCGAGGACCAGGTCGAACCGCGTGGCCGTGTCCACCGCAGCACCGAGGTGGGCGAGGGCGTCGGCGCGGAGGGTCCGGACGCGGTCGGCGACGCCGAGTTGGCGGGCGTTTCCCCGCGCCACGGCGAGCGTCGGGCCGTGGCGTTCGACGAGCGTGGCGTGCGCCGCGCCGCGGCTGACGGCCTCCAGCCCGAGGGCGCCGCTCCCGGCGAAGAGGTCGAGCACGCGGGCGTCCCGGAGCTCCATCCGCGAGCCGAGCGCGCTGAAGAGGGCCTCGCGCACGCGGTCCGTCGTCGGCCGCGTCCGGTCGCCCTTCGGCGCGTCGATCGGGCGCCGCGCGAGCGCTCCGCCGGTGATCCTCATGAGGACAGAGGGAGAGATAGGGGATCCAGAACGCGGACTCCGTTCCTCCCGCGCCCCCTCACCCCGACGGCCCCATCCCGCATCCCTCCCCTACAGCGCCGCGCCGAGGACGGGGGCGAAGGCGGCCAGTTCGCCGGGCTCGGCGTCGGGACGGCGACCGAACGCCGCGAACGGGTCGAGCCAGACCGACGGCTGGCCGACGAACTCGGCCGTGAGGTCGAGCCGGTCGTCCGTCGCGTCGTCGCCGTAGACGAGGAGCGCGTCGAGGGTCGGCGCGTCGAGGCCGGCCTGCTGGAGCGCCGCGAGCGCGAAGTAGGCCGTGTCGGCGGGCGCCGTGCTCGGGCCGTGCGTGCCGAACAGGAACGCGCCGTCGCGGACCACCGCGACCTCGGTGTGCCCGTGGAAGGCCCCGATGACGAGCGCCGCGCCGGGCGCCGACGCGACGGCCGCCGCGGCCCGCGTCGTGTCGGCCACGTCGTAGCCGCCGACGCCGAGCGCGTCGGACAGGAACGAGAGCCGGGCGTGGACGGGCTCGGCCACGTGGACCACGTGGATCCACTCGCGGTCCCCGCCGGGCGTCGACTCGACCCGGACGGTCCGGGCACGGACGCGGACGGCCTGCGTGGGCGCGAGATCGGCGAGGAGCGCCGTCTCCTGGCGGAGCTGGCCGTCGCGATCGTCGGCGTCGAGCCCGACCGGGAGCCGTGAGAAGAACGACGTCGTGGCCGTCGGGTGGGCCGCGACGACGAGGGTGTCGGCGGCCGTCCCGCCCAGTCCCTCGACGAGCGCTTCGGCGACGGCCTCGAGCGCCTCGGGGTCCCCCGTCCGGAAGACGGCGGCCTCGGCGTCGAGGTCGAAGTCGGCGGCGCCGAGGCGGCGGAGGCGGGGGCCGTCGGGGCCCAGCGTGACCTCGGCGTACCGGAGCGTCCGCCCACTCAGGCCGGCGAGGGCACGGGCGGCCATGGCGCTACTCCCAGGAGGCCGCGTTCCGAAGCGCCGGGTTCGGGGTGCGCGAGCCGATCGAGTCGGCCTCCATGTCCGGATCGCCGAGCCAGTAGACCTCGACGCCCGACGTGTCCTCGACGATCTCGTAGTTGAACCGGTTGCCCGTGCGCGGCGAGTAGACGAGCGAGTCGATGTTGAGCGGGCGGAGCCGCTCCTCGTCGGTCGCGATCTGGGCGTTGAACGCCGAGTCGGTCCGGACGAAGAGGACGAGCGAGTCGAGCGTCGAGGGGTAGCCGTCGAGCGAGTCGCGGTAGGCGATGAGCGCGGTCCGGACGTCCGACATCCGCTCGCGGGTCAGCTCCGTCTCCTGCTCGGCCGCGGCCGCCCGCTGCGCCGGAACCACCGTGACGTAGAACAGGACGACGACGAGGCCGACGATGAGGAGCCCGAGGAGGGCGCGGATCGCGAGGTCAGAGCCGCTGGCGCCAGTGGTGGCCATTGGGGACGCTTGGTGAGTCGAGAGAGGGGTGAGGCCGGCGCCGGCCGGCCCGACAGGATACCCCCGGGGCTCGTGCCTTGGCAACGGGGGGCCCTCCGGAGACCCCGTCGGCGCGGCTAGGTTGCCACGCCCCAGGCCGCTCCCGGATCCGCCCCGCCGCCCATGACCCGCCTCAGCGTCAACTTCAACAAGGCCGCCCTCATGCGGAACGCCCGCACGGGCAGCACCGGCGCCGGGCGCCCGAACGTCGGCCGGCTGGCCCGCGTCGCCGTCGGTGCCGGGGCCGTCGGCGCGACGCTCCACCCGCGGCCCGACGGCCGCCACGCGCTCGCCGCCGACGTCGAGACCCTGCGGGCGCTGATGGGCCGCGGCGCGCCCCTCGACGGCGCGGAGCTCAACGTCGAGGGCAACCCGTTCGAAGGACCGGCCCGCCACGGCGACTACGATTTCCCCGGGTTCATGGAGATCCTCCGCGCCGCGCGGCCCACGCAGGCCACGCTCGTCCCCGACGCGGCCGGGCAGCGGACGAGCGACCACGGCTGGGACTTCGCCCGCGACGGCGCCCGCCTCGGGCCGCTCGTGGAGGAGCTCCGCGGGCTCGGCTGCCGCGTGAGCCTGTTCGTCGACCCCGACCCCGAGGCGGTCCGCGCCGCCGCCGACGTCGGGGCCGACCGCGTCGAGCTCTACACCGGGCCCTACGCCTGGGCCCACACCGCGGGCGACGCGTCGGCCCTGCTCGACCGGCACCGCGCCGCGGCCGAGGCCGCCGCCGAGGCTGGCCTGACCGTCAACGCCGGGCACGACCTCGACCTGGAGAACCTCGGCCCGTACCTCCGCGCCGTGCCGGGCGTCGCCGAGGTCTCGATCGGGCAGGCCCTCCTCGCCGACGCGCTCCTGATGGGGCTCGAGGGCGCCGTCCGGGCCTACCTCAAGGTCCTCGCCGAGGCCGGCGAGTAGGGCCCCGCGTCTCGGGCTGGGTCTCACATTGGGAAGAGACTCCTAACGGCGACTCCGCGGGGCGCCAGAAGGCGTCTCACGGGCGGTTTCCACCGGATCGGGCGGGAACGGGCACGTTCCATTTTGAGACTGGAGGACGCGGGACGCGGGGTCAGGGCATGGGTATGGCGATCCGAGAGGGTCCAGACCGCGCTCCCATGCAGCAGACGATCCTCGCCCTCGCCGCGATCCTCTCCTTCGCCTACCTCGCCCTCGGCCGCCAGCGTCACGACAACGACGTCGAGCGCC
This sequence is a window from Rubrivirga marina. Protein-coding genes within it:
- a CDS encoding site-2 protease family protein — translated: MEPRPPAVPSRGAEPPDAPSVLTDYEPPSAPDEDRVGLHVGLFVATFLSSVWCGALLVGRSERWDPVVEVAGNGIGALLALLTSRAFLQDGFLYAVPFLGFLTVHEFGHYLAARWRQTRVSLPYFIPVPLPSTLGTFGAVIRIKEPLRRTRQLFDIGAAGPLAGFVAAVLVLLVAVLTLPGPDYLFSVAGHEDVVTYLRSFGRFPEFVPEPNSTALVFGDTPLFHLLGSLGWTRVPGHEIMHYPVLLAGWLGLFFTALNLLPVGQLDGGHVVYALWGPRVHQIVARVTTMVLLLSGGVGLVTDLAPGTGPLVLWAAVALIYAAALAWLFRGEWLLTASAVAFLTAATAFLVVVVPGLALSVGWTGWLFWVGMILFVIRVDHPPVLVREPLTPRRKALAYLCIVIFFLCFSIQPIQFVG
- a CDS encoding pyridoxal phosphate-dependent aminotransferase, with amino-acid sequence MTTPAPALDTLSPRVAAMQPSATLAISGRAAALRREGRDVIALSAGEPDFPTPAPIVEAAHQALRDERFSYTPNPGIPELREAIAKKLQTENGLDVQAAQVVCSNGAKQSVAQAVLAICQPGDEVVIPAPYWVSYPEMARLAGATPVSVLATSEADYKLTPDQLADAITEQTRVLILNSPSNPTGAVYTPDELEGLAAVLREHPHVAIISDEIYEHVLFDADFASFAALDGMAERTCTVNGFSKAFAMTGWRLGYLAAPAWWSGAVAKIQSQLTSGPSSITQYASLAAFEMGPEVLEEMVGAFRQRRDAVLERLRAIDGVTCPTPEGAFYLFPDVSALYGRQTPDGAEIAGSVDFCTYLLEARDVALVPGEAFGNDAGVRISYATDLDTLMTACDRIEAGVVGLR
- the coaD gene encoding pantetheine-phosphate adenylyltransferase; the encoded protein is MSKLALYPGTFDPVTYGHLDVLERALKVFDRIEVTVAVNASKQTLFSIEDRVGLVQACVADLDAHDRVTVTAFEGLLVDHARATGAVALVRGLRQVSDFDYEFRMALANRRLHPELQTVFLMPAEDHTFVAASIVREIHRWGGDVSSFVPPVVVEALAGLRERDVEAD
- a CDS encoding RsmD family RNA methyltransferase; the protein is MRITGGALARRPIDAPKGDRTRPTTDRVREALFSALGSRMELRDARVLDLFAGSGALGLEAVSRGAAHATLVERHGPTLAVARGNARQLGVADRVRTLRADALAHLGAAVDTATRFDLVLADPPYDLSEIPTLPGLVRPLLAPGGLFALEHDARHDFAEADGLVFSRAYGRTVVSVFGAGA
- a CDS encoding pyridoxine 5'-phosphate synthase, with amino-acid sequence MTRLSVNFNKAALMRNARTGSTGAGRPNVGRLARVAVGAGAVGATLHPRPDGRHALAADVETLRALMGRGAPLDGAELNVEGNPFEGPARHGDYDFPGFMEILRAARPTQATLVPDAAGQRTSDHGWDFARDGARLGPLVEELRGLGCRVSLFVDPDPEAVRAAADVGADRVELYTGPYAWAHTAGDASALLDRHRAAAEAAAEAGLTVNAGHDLDLENLGPYLRAVPGVAEVSIGQALLADALLMGLEGAVRAYLKVLAEAGE